The window GCCGGTCACGCTCGAGCAGGAGCCGAACGATACGCTCGAAAAGCCGCAAGCGATCACGCTCCCCGCCGTCATCAGCGGCAAGTTCGATCAGTTGCGCGATGCCGATTGGTATGAGTTCAGTGTCGAGGAGAACGGCGCTTACACGGTCGAGGTCTATTGCGAACGAATCGCCGGCCAGGCTGATCCTTATGTGGTGTTTGTCGACGAAAAAGGGAATCGCTTTCAGCAGTTCGACGACTTCGGCATTCGTACGAACGCCTTCGATGGCCATATTCGCGATTGCTCGGGCGTTGTGAATCTCACCGCCAAGCAAAAGTACAAGGTCCTCGTGCAGGATGTCTATCGCCGTGGCGGGCCGCGCTATCAATATGTCTTCGCCATTCGCAAGCCGCAGCCCGATTTCTTCGTGGCCGCCATTCATCAGCAGAATCCCGGTCCGGGCGGCACCACGGTCCGCGCCGGTTCGGCCATTCATCTCGATCTGATCATTCATCAGACCGAGGGCTTCAAAGGTCCGATCACCGTGACCGCCGAAAATTTGCCCGCCGGCGTACACAGCCAGCCGACGACGATCTACGGCAACCATGGTGCGGTAGTGCTCTATGCCGATGACAACGCGGCCAACTTCGATGGCGTGATCAAGCTCACCGCCACCGGCCAGCGCGGCGACGAAACGATCACCCGCGAGGTCCGCAGCTATGCCCGCGTCTGGCAAGACAATCCCGCCTCCAGTCGCCCGCTGCGTGACGTCTTTCTTTCCGTCCGCGAAACGGCTCCGTTCGGCCTGCAGTTTGATCAGGATAAATTGACTGTCGAAGCCGGAAAAAAGGTCGACGTAAAAATCCTGCTCAAACGCCACTGGCCCGATTTCACCGGCGCGGCGAGCCTGCAAACCTTCGCTTTCCCCGGCCAGATTAAAGCCAACCTGCCGCAGTTCACTGCCGGTGCCAACGAAGGTACCATCACGTTCGAAGTGCAAGCCAACACGCCGCCGGGCGACTACACGCTCACCTTGCTCGGCCAGGCTCAGGTGCCGTTTGAGAAAGATCCGAAGAAGGGAAAGGCCAACACGCTGGTAACACTGGCGTGTCGGCCGATCACGATCACGGTAACGGCGGCTGCGAAGTAATCAAGCTCGTTAGAGATTGTGCCAATCACGACTCGCATGCACGATTCTTGAGACCTCAATTCCGCCGTTCACCGCGCGAAAGAAGATGACGTAATTTCCCACGCTAAACATGCGCGCTGTTGGCGCGCCAAATCCGGAACGCGATTCGCCAAGATTGGGCTGTGTTGCCAACAACTCGCAAGTTTCCTGGATTCGTTGGACCCAGCGGCGCGCCGCCGCGGGTTTGTCCCGAGCTATGTATTCGGCAATGGCCAGTAAATCCTCGTTCGCCGCCGGAGAGTAAAATACTACCGGCATGCCTATTTTCCACTTTCGATTTGCTGGATCCGGCTTTCCAATTGAGCATAGACTTCGGCCGCAGGTATCCGCTGACCGGCGTCGAGTTGCTCGAAACCTTTCGCGACTTCGTCTCGCAACGCTTCGCGAGATTGCAACAGCCTCAGTCCCTCGGCGAGCACTTCGCCGGAGCTAAAAAACCTTCGCTCCGAAACAAGTCGCTCGACGAATGGCACCAAGTCAGCGGGAATCTCTGTGGTCATACGA is drawn from Anatilimnocola floriformis and contains these coding sequences:
- a CDS encoding type II toxin-antitoxin system RelE/ParE family toxin, coding for MPVVFYSPAANEDLLAIAEYIARDKPAAARRWVQRIQETCELLATQPNLGESRSGFGAPTARMFSVGNYVIFFRAVNGGIEVSRIVHASRDWHNL
- a CDS encoding ribbon-helix-helix domain-containing protein; its protein translation is MTTEIPADLVPFVERLVSERRFFSSGEVLAEGLRLLQSREALRDEVAKGFEQLDAGQRIPAAEVYAQLESRIQQIESGK
- a CDS encoding PPC domain-containing protein; protein product: MRISFVLIITIALSPALALAELPSPRFDRITPLGAVAGSEVEVQVQGSDIEDLQSLVFDNAGITAKPLDGKDLNKDRKFTVTIAADVPEGTYDARLLSKWGVSSPRLFVVSHGMADVAEKEPNNDPATAQLLSVNSALNGQSDGNDRDVFRLALKSGERVTIDCQSARLDTQLDAVMQVLSADEKQLASSGDYFGRDPFIDFTAPADGDYLIVVHDLSYRGGLPYRLIVSNRPFVENVFPRAIQLGKTVEVTAWGRNLNGQSEAKFSLAAPATAAIGRYTFLEHPTAHSVAPTAATCTLSGFQFRPDIGGPSLTPQTMLVVDSPVTLEQEPNDTLEKPQAITLPAVISGKFDQLRDADWYEFSVEENGAYTVEVYCERIAGQADPYVVFVDEKGNRFQQFDDFGIRTNAFDGHIRDCSGVVNLTAKQKYKVLVQDVYRRGGPRYQYVFAIRKPQPDFFVAAIHQQNPGPGGTTVRAGSAIHLDLIIHQTEGFKGPITVTAENLPAGVHSQPTTIYGNHGAVVLYADDNAANFDGVIKLTATGQRGDETITREVRSYARVWQDNPASSRPLRDVFLSVRETAPFGLQFDQDKLTVEAGKKVDVKILLKRHWPDFTGAASLQTFAFPGQIKANLPQFTAGANEGTITFEVQANTPPGDYTLTLLGQAQVPFEKDPKKGKANTLVTLACRPITITVTAAAK